The genomic stretch GAACTATGTGTTTGTGAAGAAATAGCTAAGGAAGAACAAAAAATAAAAATATATGTTACAAAGAGAAGGTTTGGTAAGTTAATGACAATAATCGAAGGTTTTGATGCAAGTGTTATTGACTTAAAAGAACTTGCTAAAAAATTAAAGGACATCTGTGCCTGTGGAGGAACTGTTAAAGATAATACTATTGAACTTCAAGGGGATCATAGGAAAAAAGTTGCTGAAATTTTAGTTAAGATGGGATTCTCGAAGGATTCTATTGAAATTAGATAATCTTAATCAATCCTTTATTTTATTTCTTAGTAGTTAAATAAAATGGGGACGCGGATGCCCTTTTATAGGGCACACCCCGTCCCCATAAAACGGTTGGGGCAAATATTATGATAACACCTTACAATATATTAAAACACGAGCTTATAGGTCTTAGAGTTACTATTATCGATTCAAAAAATAAGTCAATGATTGGCATTAAAGGCAAAGTAGTAGATGAGACAAGAAATACTTTAATAATAGAAAAAGAAAATGGTAAAGAAGTAATAATTCCAAAAAACATTGCAACCTTTATGTTTGAACTAAAAAACTGTAAAGTGAAAGTTGATGGTAGATTGTTAATAGGTAGACCTGAAGAAAGATTGAAAAAAAAGGTAAAAATTATGTATCCATATTAATTAAAATCTTTTGTTCTTTTTTGCCCCAACCGTTAAAGTAATATATAGGTTTTTAACATTAAGTCTTTCACAGTTTCTACAACT from Methanocaldococcus lauensis encodes the following:
- the yciH gene encoding stress response translation initiation inhibitor YciH, which gives rise to MPEICPRCGLPKELCVCEEIAKEEQKIKIYVTKRRFGKLMTIIEGFDASVIDLKELAKKLKDICACGGTVKDNTIELQGDHRKKVAEILVKMGFSKDSIEIR
- the rnp1 gene encoding ribonuclease P protein component 1 — encoded protein: MITPYNILKHELIGLRVTIIDSKNKSMIGIKGKVVDETRNTLIIEKENGKEVIIPKNIATFMFELKNCKVKVDGRLLIGRPEERLKKKVKIMYPY